GTAGATGAGGAAAAGAGACTAAAAGaggcagaagaggaggaagagagaatgaaaaagcaggtgaagaaaaagagaaaactgcttgcagaggaggagaggaagaaaaatgaggaggaggaggaggagaagaggctgTGTGCAGAAGCGGCTGCGAGCAGCTCTGAccctgagaggaagaggagggcagaggaggtgcgctggagagagatggagaagagacagaggccGTTCACTGTCAAAGGGTCCTCTGGGGAGAAGCAGATCCTGTTCCAGAAGGTCAACCTAACGCCTGTTATACCGGCCTCCAGTCAGCCGGGGAGCGCTGTGactgaacacagagagagagctgactCGCCCACCCTCCTGTCCTCTCAGTATGTCCGCCACACAGCCATCCTGGTGACAGGTGCCCAGCTATGTGGGACTGCTGTCAACCTGGACCATATCAAAGAAATCGCTTGTAAGTCTCTCCTGGGTCTGGCAGATGAAAAGAAAGCTACCATGGAAACCCCACCACCAACCAAGAGCAAGACCCCACCAGTACGCAAGTCTGGAAAAACCAAATCCCTCAGTGAGTCCACAGACCAGTCCAGTGCAGCCGTTCTTGCAGAGTGGGCCAGTATCCGCTGCAAGATATTTAAGGGGGCGGAGGAGGGGAAGTATGAGGAATACCCTGACCCCCATAGCCAAAGCCGACCCAGCAGTGAGGACCAGAGTCCGTTTCCCCATACCAACCTCAGGAAGACCATGTCCGCCAGCGCCAAGTTCTCTATCACTCCGGCCAGGAAGAAGTTTGCCGACTCCAGCAGGAACTCTGAGGTGTTGAATccggaagagaaggaaggaggaagccCAGCCTCTGCTCTCTCCAACATCTCCTCCAGCACCTCTGTTCCCCCTGCAGCCTCACCAGCCCCAGGCAGCAAAGCCCAGAGCAGTGGTGGTAAGACCGTCCGGATCGCAGCCAGAAAAGGGGAGTGCATGTTTGCCAAAGACCTCCCATCGTTCATAGTCCCCAGGTCTTCCCAGTGGTCCCCCAGACCTGAGGGGTCAGTGACAGACGCTGTGAGCCTGGGAGGAGAATCAGAGGACTCTGACGGccgggaggaagggagggagcagGGCCAGCCCTCTCCTTTTGGGATCAAGCTGAGGAGGACCAACTACTCCCTCCGCTTTCACAGTGATCAGTCGACAGACAAGAGGAAGAAGAGGTACAGCGCCGGTGACAGCTTCAACGGTGTCCCTCCACCTCTGACCCCCATTGACCCTGACTCTGACACCTCAGTGTTCTCTGATAGATCCAGCCCTGCGTCTCCACTCAGAGAGAGCATTCCTGGGGAAAAGCCTGGACGTATGGTTGTATGTCTTCCAAAGCCCCGTGTCCAAGCAGGCAAGTCTCCCACCCCTTCCATGCACAGCAAGGAGGAGAAGCCGTCCAAACCCTCACTCTACCAAAGACCGAGCACATCCCCTAAACCtgccacccctcccccctctccactccccAAGGTGGGCAGAGGGGGTTCAAGCGATGCAGTGGTCCAGAGGACGAGGGTGGGGGCTGATTCAGCTGGCCATGAGGAgcgagatgagaggagggaaaaAACCTCAGCTGTGGTCCAGRTCCACAGGAACGGCCAGGGACAGGGCCAGGGGGGTCAGGGGGTGGAGGAGCCCAAGGAGAAGAGGTCCTTCTTCCCCTCCATCAGTATGCCCTGGAGGGAGAAGGCTGACAGGAAAACGGAGCTCATCAGGAAAGGTTAGTGTCACCTTGGGAAGCGCATGTGCTGCTAGTGCTCCAATCTCCATGACAGAgattttatggattttttaagCGAGTAGGGATGTCACACCTGCATTTTAATTACTTGAGTGATTTGGTGTGTATGATGTTAAGTATGATGGTTGTCTCATCTCACCACTTACAGAAGGGAAGCCATCGCTGCAGAGCAGGCACTCGTTAGACAGCGTACGGGTCCAGGACAAGGAGGCGGGGCCTCCGTGGATCACACTGGCGCTGCAGAAACAGAAGGGCTTCAAGGAGCACCAGCAGAGCCGAGACGAGCGCCGCAGCAATAGAGAGGCCAAACTGCCTGAGAAACAGGCCAAAGACAAAGACAGCGTATGTTACTGCACTTTAACACACATTACTGTCCTTACCTTCATAccattatgattatgattatgcagagagagaaatgcaTTCAGGGCAGTAGGAGAGACTGGGACAGTCTGCTAAAAGGTACATGTGTTTCACAGTGTGTGTTGGTTAGTCCTTCAGAGGGTAAGGGGAGTGGAAACACCAGCCCTCCCAAATCACAGACACCGGAGGAAGCCAAGAGACCAGACACCCTCCTGGGCTGCTTTGAGCGCCGGGACCACCTGAAGAAAGCCAACACTCTGCCCAGCACAGTCACAGGTAAGAGCTTTCATATTCACAACTGTTTGTCATCACACTTTCCCAAGATCACATCAAACATTTAGGATATCTCACATATGAAACATGATTCTATTACATCTGGATCAACATAATCAAACAAATCTGTTATCAAACTTGTGTGGATTATACACTTTTATGGTGTCCTCAGCATGCATTATAACCCTTTCTCTCTGGGTCTTGTGTTACAGTTGATATTGCAGACTCCACACCATCGCCCCCTGCAGTGAAGGAGGTGACCAAGCGCTTCCCGTCCACTGACTCTCCCCAGGTGTCCACTGAGCCGGCCTGGTTAGCTCTGGCCAAGCGCAAGGCCAAGGCCTGGAGTGACTGCCCTCAGATTATCAAATAacctcctctctaacctctacACTGCAtcagtactgtacacacactgccCATGAACTTTGACCCCTGTCCCAAACCATCCcgacctctcctctctgcccctgaTCTGCCCCTGCACTCTAACCTCAACCCAAGCCTCAACCCAAGCCTCCCCCCCATTTCACCATAACCATGTACTTGTATGATTAAAAGTGTGTTTCACATTCATAATATAAACACAGTCACACATTTACAAACACGAACACTCCGTACAAGCATGCACTTATACAAACACCTGAAAACACAAACTTTAAGATTACCTGGCTGTATGTTATCAACTATATGATATCTTCCAACAAGTCAAAAGATCCTACAGTAGCCAATCATGGCCACTGCTGGCCATTGCAATAGCCAATCCCAACCCTTACTTCCCAACAGTAGCCAATCAAAGCACCACGGCTGTAAATAGATCATGCACTTAACATAATACAAGAAAAAAAAGCTTATGTATTGAAAAGATCAATCCCACAGGTCTGAAAAAGGATATAGATTCTTCATTCAAGGGTACTTTGGGAACAGTGTTTTAAGGGCTACCAGTAACCAATAAACCAACATGACAGATGATCACCCAGTTGTATCACCCTTAGAACAACAATATTTCTGTTACCTTTTCTCGTGGGTATTATTTCAAGCACTGATTTTAACAGTGATGAAACAATATATTTGTAATCTCTGAGCCTTGTCTGCGATGTACAAaagcttatttttttaaacttgtatTCAAAAGCAGTACTTAGTATAACTATTCTCACTGTGCCCGTGATGACTGTGACAGCTGTCTAAGATACTATATTGCAAAAAAAAKCWAAAAAAATCCCTTAACAAAGTTGTTTGAAAATCACCGCAGTttgtaaaataacagtaaaatcTGTCATAATCAAATGTGGACTGCACTGAAACACAGCACTAAAGACCAAGGTTCAGGTGGTTGTGAATTGCACAGTATTCTCAGCATTCTAATGTGTCATGGATTTTGCTTTGCTATGGAAAGAGACTACCTGCCTGCTGTAACATCCCATGTGCTCAAGTCACCGCTAGTGTGATGATCCATAAGGCCTTTACATGGTCCTCCAGCATTTGGAAAGTCACATTCTCTGAATCCCATCATTAGACAAGTTAAACTATATCACATCCTCTTAATTTACCTCAATGTGATTTGAACCAATAGCCCTGCTGTGAGAACCTCTGCTGGGCTGTCTGTTGGTGACTGACAGCAAATGGATATTTCTTCCATCATTATCTTCCTCTCACTACTCAATGTAATGATCtgtatgtatggatgtatgtTAGAGGCGGTTTTACCAGGACATTGGTCAGAAAGAAGCCTGTAAGGCTCAGTCAGTCACTTTGTCATTTATTTACCTATTTTTTACCTTTGGTCGTATGCAATAGTGTAGtgtacacagtgttgtatgaaAAAAGATTTGGGGTAATAATTGCACTTTTTTGTCCCACTTAAAAAAGGTATTCATGYGAACATCTTTAAAGTGATGCAAATGttatgaattataaatgaaatactgATGTCTGAACTCAAAGCCTCAAGTCATATTCCTCCAACAAATTAGTATCAATACTTTGCATTTGTTTCCTATATTATTCTTTAATATTATAACATAGTACAAAAATACATGATGTCATACATGTCATCTCAGGAAACAATTTGAGCTCATCTGTCGGCTCCACACAAGTACACAAAGTCATTGCGTCATTCGACCACCAGGAGCGCTGCCACACCACAGGAGAGGAGCTCCCTGGGCAAAGAGAGGCTCTCAGAGTTCCATTCTCTCCATCCAGAACACACAGGGTCCCATCTGTGGAGGCCAGGCCCACCAATGTACCTTCCATACCTCAGGGTGACCCCTCAAACACACAGGGGCTGGAGTACACCCTCTGGTAACGCCACATCAATGAGCCGTCAGCACAGTTCAGACAGTACACACACCCGTCATGTGACCCACACACAATGCTCTGCTTGTCTGGTATGATGCATGGCGATGAGAAGATGAGAACACTGCCCTTGGTCACATACTGCCACAGCTGCAGAAAACACAGTATTAAAGATGAAACACATAAGTGAACAATATCAATAGTTAACaagttgtaagtcgctctggataagagcgtctgctaaatgacttaaatgtaaatgtaaatgtagttactTGGTGAAAATGAAGATGTTAAAGAGAAAGACTAAAAATTGACATTATCTTAGTGCCAGTTCTTCCTCTCACCATTTTCCCTGTGTGGGTGAGGCAGCAGATGTTTCCATCCACAGAGCCGATGATTAGGTTTCCAATGAAGCCGCTTGGGATGGAGAAAAATGTAGTCTTCCTGGAATACATCTACAGGACAATACCAGTGTCCTGAAAcagaaaaaaagttttaataTTTTTTCCTTCACACACAAGCATCTGTGATTTTTGCAGGCAAGAAGGCATGGACACTCACAGGATGGAGACAGAGGAAGTTTCCACCAAGGGTGGCGACACACTGCTGtcagagagggatggagacagggTGAGGAGAACACATCTCCACTCCCACAGTGGTGCGTCCACACACACTGCCAAARCTagaatacacacaaaaacacaattatACAGTACTGAGCATGTGATGCAAGATTTACACTTGAAAGAAaggtacgcacgcacgcacgcacacacagagactggAGTCTTTCTCTCAGTGCAGATCtcttagggctcccgagtggtgcagcggtctgaggcactacatctcagcgcttgaggtgtcactacagacaccctggttcgaatccaggctataaCACATCCGGACGTGTTTGGGAGGCccagggcagcacacaattggcccagtttggccggtgtaggccgtcattgtgaatttgatcttaactgacttgcctaggtaaataaaggttaaaaatgaaAACATTGGACACTGAACCTGCTCTTTGCCTCTGGTAGATCTTCATAACTTCCCCCATAGACACTTTCCCTGAAGAAACACACTTCATTTACACCAGAAAAATACCCACCcactggaaaaatatatatatataWTTTTTTTAATGCTACTTTTTTTCATGGAACTCAGACAGGCCTTCAACTTACaattgaaagttgtaatagtgaAATGCACAAGATGAAacttcgaaattgggtagtgcagcACCAGTTTTCCTTGTCATGTTAGTTATTGCATACCTtggagagctatttataacttgccagaaatgtccagatcaactagcccatgtcagctaacgttttatAGCTATTTTTTTGCCCATTTATaagtaatgtttgagtcacttaaATATCACCTGAATACATATTATAAACTCWgcaaaaaaataaacgtcctctcactgtcaactgcgtttatttcagcaaacctaacatttgtaaatatttgtattaacataagattcaacaactgagacataaactgaacaagttccacagacatgtgactaacagaaatMgaataatgtgtccctaaacaaaggcggagtcaaaatcaaaagtaacagtcagtatctggtgtggccaccagctgcattaagtactgcagcgcATCTcttcctcgtggactgcaccagatttgccagttcttgctgtgagatgttatcaaactcttccaccaaggcacctgcaagttcccggacatttctggggggaatggccctagccctcaccctccaatccaacaggtcccagacgtgctcaatgggattgagatccgggcatttcgctggccatggcagaacactgacattcctgtcttgcaggaaatcacgcacagaatgagctgtatggctggtggcattgtcatgctggagggtcatgtcaggatgagcctgcaggaagg
This window of the Salvelinus sp. IW2-2015 linkage group LG16, ASM291031v2, whole genome shotgun sequence genome carries:
- the LOC111976105 gene encoding capping protein inhibiting regulator of actin dynamics-like isoform X1, whose amino-acid sequence is MFPKILLQWCAALSSCAVEIERRRQGKFQPFRRLFGKRKKKAEERDFDTAELKASFTTGEVSNGVISDDETNQHLRELNPIGSQALSHDSVFIPEEAVQDLSPEQTMSQENVSDKVRNLQRQIAQNIKFGQKPPSLRKSEGDEGSSDEEEVPSSPLRVLAQVEAEPVDTEPKGASRDQEAGESHGAPQAEAPSTPVKSPMSKQVLPAIGTIESIDLDGVTQSVPRLDNTAAKHKLSVKPKXQRISRKHHRYTQDLQEVDIPGIQQEEKDAADSQNRNAEEETPPEKTHKQKLQEEERWESRRKRELAEQRHREEEEDRKKKAEEWRLCELEEERCCKQEGRILKKEEERRQREEMERRMKEEEERRQREEMERRMKEEEERRQREEMERRMKEEEERRQREEMERRMKEEEEWRQREEMERRMKEEEERIEKEEERRMREDLELMQREEKERTLEEEEKKKEEEERSRKEEEKRKQCELEAEHLRVDEEKRLKEAEEEEERMKKQVKKKRKLLAEEERKKNEEEEEEKRLCAEAAASSSDPERKRRAEEVRWREMEKRQRPFTVKGSSGEKQILFQKVNLTPVIPASSQPGSAVTEHRERADSPTLLSSQYVRHTAILVTGAQLCGTAVNLDHIKEIACKSLLGLADEKKATMETPPPTKSKTPPVRKSGKTKSLSESTDQSSAAVLAEWASIRCKIFKGAEEGKYEEYPDPHSQSRPSSEDQSPFPHTNLRKTMSASAKFSITPARKKFADSSRNSEVLNPEEKEGGSPASALSNISSSTSVPPAASPAPGSKAQSSGGKTVRIAARKGECMFAKDLPSFIVPRSSQWSPRPEGSVTDAVSLGGESEDSDGREEGREQGQPSPFGIKLRRTNYSLRFHSDQSTDKRKKRYSAGDSFNGVPPPLTPIDPDSDTSVFSDRSSPASPLRESIPGEKPGRMVVCLPKPRVQAGKSPTPSMHSKEEKPSKPSLYQRPSTSPKPATPPPSPLPKVGRGGSSDAVVQRTRVGADSAGHEERDERREKTSAVVQXHRNGQGQGQGGQGVEEPKEKRSFFPSISMPWREKADRKTELIRKEGKPSLQSRHSLDSVRVQDKEAGPPWITLALQKQKGFKEHQQSRDERRSNREAKLPEKQAKDKDSCVLVSPSEGKGSGNTSPPKSQTPEEAKRPDTLLGCFERRDHLKKANTLPSTVTVDIADSTPSPPAVKEVTKRFPSTDSPQVSTEPAWLALAKRKAKAWSDCPQIIK
- the LOC111976105 gene encoding capping protein inhibiting regulator of actin dynamics-like isoform X2 gives rise to the protein MFPKILLQWCAALSSCAVEIERRRQGKFQPFRRLFGKRKKKAEERDFDTAELKASFTTGEVSNGVISDDETNQHLRELNPIGSQALSHDSVFIPEEAVQDLSPEQTMSQENVSDKVRNLQRQIAQNIKFGQKPPSLRKSEGDEGSSDEEEVPSSPLRVLAQVEAEPVDTEPKGASRDQEAGESHGAPQAEAPSTPVKSPMSKQVLPAIGTIESIDLDGVTQSVPRLDNTAAKHKLSVKPKXQRISRKHHRYTQDLQEVDIPGIQQEEKDAADSQNRNAEEETPPEKTHKQKLQEEERWESRRKRELAEQRHREEEEDRKKKAEEWRLCELEEERCCKQEGRILKKEEERRQREEMERRMKEEEERRQREEMERRMKEEEERRQREEMERRMKEEEERRQREEMERRMKEEEEWRQREEMERRMKEEEERIEKEEERRMREDLELMQREEKERTLEEEEKKKEEEERSRKEEEKRKQCELEAEHLRVDEEKRLKEAEEEEERMKKQVKKKRKLLAEEERKKNEEEEEEKRLCAEAAASSSDPERKRRAEEVRWREMEKRQRPFTVKGSSGEKQILFQKVNLTPVIPASSQPGSAVTEHRERADSPTLLSSQYVRHTAILVTGAQLCGTAVNLDHIKEIACKSLLGLADEKKATMETPPPTKSKTPPVRKSGKTKSLSESTDQSSAAVLAEWASIRCKIFKGAEEGKYEEYPDPHSQSRPSSEDQSPFPHTNLRKTMSASAKFSITPARKKFADSSRNSEVLNPEEKEGGSPASALSNISSSTSVPPAASPAPGSKAQSSGGKTVRIAARKGECMFAKDLPSFIVPRSSQWSPRPEGSVTDAVSLGGESEDSDGREEGREQGQPSPFGIKLRRTNYSLRFHSDQSTDKRKKRYSAGDSFNGVPPPLTPIDPDSDTSVFSDRSSPASPLRESIPGEKPGRMVVCLPKPRVQAGKSPTPSMHSKEEKPSKPSLYQRPSTSPKPATPPPSPLPKVGRGGSSDAVVQRTRVGADSAGHEERDERREKTSAVVQXHRNGQGQGQGGQGVEEPKEKRSFFPSISMPWREKADRKTELIRKEGKPSLQSRHSLDSVRVQDKEAGPPWITLALQKQKGFKEHQQSRDERRSNREAKLPEKQAKDKDSSFRG